The genomic DNA ATAGCTTCCTTGGTTGATGTATCCTCGGAAACTGTAAGTGTTAATATCCAGCACCGTATACTTATTGTTGTGGATGCTAGCAAGTTTCTTTGACCCCAGATGAGTGTCTTGAAAGCTGATAGCAGTCATTTTCGCATTCGTCAGATATTCCCATACTGGCCATCTGTCGTCCAAACACACATGGAATGTCTATTATATACCGGCTTCGTGCTAGTCcgttaataataaattaattttattttaatctTAGATCAACCTTATTCAAAACTAAAGTTGTAAACGGTCGTAACCTAGTCTTTCGCCAACCAACGGTGACAATCAAACCTAAAACCGCTTACTCATTTCATGCAATAGCGTTATTTGGATAACATATTATAATACAATGCTTAAATAAATTACAGGACTAGTTGTTGCTGTCGGCCAGGAATTCTCGCAAATCAGCCAGTTGATCGACCACTTTGCCTGCTAACACGCTCGTCGAATCTTCATTTGAAGGCCGCTCTAACAACAATTTTTGCTCCTCAGCTGTCGTGACAACTAGTCTCGACGACAGATATCTTTGATGACTAAGGAAATAATCCAACGAATCAATGACGCTTACTTTGTCTGTGAAAGGAGGGATGACTCGGGTTTGATCCGGATCCGCAAGCTTCTTCACCACATCTAATAATAGGTATAACTGATATGTTTCCTCAATGTTGGATAAAGAAATAACAACTTGAGGGTCGAGCCAATATCGAAGAGCACTTTCAATTTGAGCAGAGTAGAAGTTTAAAAATACAATAACCTCTGCAACAATTCTCGACCCCAATTGTTTAAGGAGCTCAAGGACGATAGTTAGCATACCCTTTGTCCAAATTCCGAATAATCGTGGATGTGTTGTCGATCTGATTACACCATGTTGAATAGCTCTTGCTAGTGGGCTTTCAGTAAGAACGTTTAATAGTCCGCCCAAAACTAAGCTGTCAGCCATAATATCAATGGACAACCATTCAAGGAGGTAGATCAATGCAAGTTCTCCGAACACCGGATCGTCTTCTACAATGCACAAATCTAAAGAGTAAGCGAATAGACTCATCACTGCTTGATCACATCCTGTATCTGTCATTAATTGTGACAAGTTGGAGTATAATGACGACACTCCATGGAATCCAAGACATTTACGGAGAATCATTGTGATTTGCacaacatcttcaactCCACTGGTTGTCGGATTCTCTTGAATAGAATTTGTAACTGATTTCATACCGCGAATCGCTACCACGTCCAGGATTCCATGGATAGTTTGGATGAGTCTAAACCCACcagtatcaacagaaaTATTTTCCAGTTGTAGATTGAGAATTTTCAACAACTGTTTGTAGAAAACAGGCGAGTCCCCTGGTTCAGGTCCTGGCTCTGCTCCCGCTAATACCAGACTAGACGTGCCGGCCGCACTCAGGAATTCAATACTGGGGTCAGCAAGCAGTTGGAATGTTGTAGTCAGTTGCTGTTCTGTGGGAGTATGCATTTTAGTTTTGGATAGGTTGTAGCTGACGAAAAAAGCAAGATCTAATCGCAGCTTAATGATTCCCCTAAAAAATGGCAATGAAAGGTTATCATCGAGATTTGTCTCTATCGCAATAGCCGCTACGGAGTTGAGCTTTTCAAGCATATTCTTGTCACCAAGACTAGAAGCGGTTAATACCAGCGAGGTAAGGAATCCACACCAGCTCTTCACACGGCACATCTGAGAATCAACATATGAGAGATTGACATTGGCTTCAATCACTTCACCTCTATATCCGTCAACCCACACAACATGATTTTGAAGAACTATATCCAGAAGTCCTAAATCGTGAAGATACTCGACTCCATACGGTCTGTTACAAAGAAGAGCAGTAGCTGCATATCGGCTGAGAGGAGCTTTTGGCCACTTATGATCGAAATTCCTCTTCAAATTCCCATGAAGCGACGGGCGGAACCCATTAACCACAAGGAACGATTTGGTGTACTTGATAAGATTGTTGTCGGTAGAaaggaaatcaagaaaCGCTTTGGCTCCAGGCCCTTTGGGAGATTTGTAAAGCTGAATAGACATTATTCGGATAGCTCTGGCTGCAATGGATATCTTGTAGCTTGTATCTGTCAGCAAAAAGTTTGATGAAACAGCCTCGTCAACATCGAGAGACTCTTTAATATACGATATCAACACCTTGCAGAGTTCAGTCTTATCCTCTGCTGCATTTAAAGTCCACGTACTATGGGCAAGTGAGATTGAGTTTAGCATTTTGTCAGCCAACATAGAAGGTAGCTTAGTTTGTGATGACTCCCCGGCCGTCCTTGTGATACGCTCTTCAAGAACAGTTAATAATGATACTACGGTCTCAACCTTTTCGGTCGTGTTTCTCGTATCCTTTCCACTGAGTAAAAGAATGGATAACCCTTCCTGCTTGCTCTCAATAATTGTCGAAAAGTAGTCACAAATGTATGCTATAGTAGAATCAAGTTCCAGAGAAGTCGTCAATGCCCCACCCAGACATCCAATAAGCATTTGTGAATACTGAGTTCCCAAGTGAGCTAGTAAACTAGGTTGTTCATCCGGCCAGTAGCCACCAATAATCGACTGCAACACATCAACCACGGCCGAGTGAAGGGCAAAATAACGAAGAAATATTAATACCAGGTCAGGACTTTGCTCATACAGTTTGCGTTCAAGATACGAGCACGGCAGTTGTAGAACAGACCGAACCCGCACCAATAACGACGAAAACTGAAGGGCAATGTTGACAAAAATAAGCTCATGATCGTCAAGTAGATTTGTGCCACCCGTTAACACATCGTTCGATTTTGCCGCTGATTCAATAGCACCTAGAATTGTGGACAACGTACGGGCAGCACTCTCAGCAGTGGAAAGAAATTCGTTGGTAATTAGTTGAGAGGCTCTGGAAAGTGTCGCGACAACCTTTTCTTCCAATGGAGTTGCACCGTCAGAACGATAAGTAGAATGCACAATCAGACTAAACAGATTTAATGTCGAAATGGCAATTGAAATTCGCTGCTCAGGTTTGCTATACCTCCAGTAAGAAAAGCTTTCAAACACGTCAATCAAATGGCGTGTAAACTTAGACAGCACTTCAGATCTCACCTTTGAAGAAATTGTTGTATCTAGAGAACTTGCCAATGAATCACGCACCAATGCCGTCACTAATTCTATGACTGCTATGGTGAACTCGAAATCATTATTTACAATCTCTACCGCACCGAGAATTATACCAAGATATCCACCTCTGCCATTGCGTTCGAGAAGTTTCGTTCTTCCTAAATAAGGCCATACACGCCGAGgatcaacagcaataaGAAGTGTCAAGAATTTAACACCTGCTGTACATAGTTTGATATCACGATTGTAAAAGGCATCTTCCAACTTTCTAGTTATTAGCGCGACAATGTCAGCTTGTCCTAGGCCGGCTGAAAGAAAATTAAGCAACTCACCCGCGTCGTCTAATCGATTTCTTTCTAACAAAGTTTCCAAAGTATTGTTAATAACGCTTAATATATCAAGCTCTAACTGACCCCAAGTTCCATCTAAATCAGACTGCTCCAAAATGCGTCCTAGAAACGTCCAACCATTGTAGTCACAGTTCCACATCACTATTGTAGCACCAGagctggctgctgttgatatcagtTCGCCTCTGGTGCCAGCAGGCAGAACAAAACCACCCTGACCATCCTCCTGACGATGTTCGAATAGCAATAGATCTGAGGTCAGCTCGATTTGAGACGTCTTCTCTCTGGTAACGAAATCATAATCCCTGAACCCCTTGGGAAGCTCTTGCATATACGAGTTCATTTGCGAGATGAGATCAAATAAATCGGCTCCAAAACACTGACCAAGAATAAGAAACGGTGATATGGCTATAGGAACCTTGGCTTTACTTAGGGTCAAAGCTCTGTCAGCAAACACATCTAAAAAGAACATTTCTGACACTTCTTTAAAAGGAGAAATAATTTTATGAATAACTCTTGCAATAGACTCAGTCATATTGACATATGGCAAACTGGTTAGGAGCAGATTGGCGCCTGTGCTTGCATATTCGAGCTTTTGAGGAAGAGTTTCAAATAGTTCGGCCAATTTTGTAAATGCACCTAGTTTCATAGCTTGGCTCGCAAGACCCCCAGAGTACATTCCAAGATCTTCAACCACGTCCAATCGATTCGAATCAtcgatatttttatattttggtAAAACCTGACAAAGGAAATCGTCATATTTGGGATCATTATACGCCAAACCAGTCTTGCtatcagcatcaccatCGTTATCCTGACCCATAAGTGCTAGGGAAAACGCATGCAATACAAAGCTCCACGCCAACAGTAAAGGTGAAGCCGCTCCATAGTCTACGATTTTGACTCCCAGAATGGAATTAAGTTTGACCAGTACATCGGGCTTTTGAAGGTATGAATATTGGCTCATCGACTCCATTGCAAAGTCTTGGTCTAATCGAAGTAGCTCGAGAGAAATTAATATACCGAGCGAATAAATAACTTGTTGAGATTGTGGTGTAAACTTTTCCATCCCTTTTGACAAAAACGCGGTTTCATCAATGATATCGAACCATCGCAATAGTAATGCATTCATAGATGCTGGAGGAACCAGACTGCAAATAGACGTAAATAGCAGATCCAGTAGTTCCAACTGCCATAAAGACGTCTAAATATCGTTAGTATCACAACACATGACCCAGTCCACTAGTAATTATCCAAAAAAACCTACCTCTGATCTGAATAGCGTCTTACTGGCTATATCGTCTCCACTCTCAAACTCGCTAGCAaagaatatttcagatATTTGGTTCATAAGGTCCTCATAGAGCGTTCCTTTGACAATAATATCTACAGCGTATTTTTTCCACAGTTTCCAATCTTGTAGTGCTTTCGCATCTTGCTGCTGATCTTCCGAGGAGCTTGGACTGTCTGAATTCTGTAGTGTCGTCTCTGGCTCCATGGACATCGTTTTAAATAACAGGTTTACGAGTTTCGTAGCATATCTCCTCTCACTAAGAAAATACCGCGTGTAGTGATGGAATTGGTCGTCATTCTTAAAGTTGCCTTTGCTGTCTATTTGCAGCACTATTTTAAGAGCATCCAGCTCGTCGATGCCGACTAATTCACTCAACTTAACAGCATCTTGTTTCAATTTAGAATCAACCGAATCAATTGTGATATTGCCATTGAATACCGATGTTTTGGGATCTTCAAATACTTTCTTAGTTTCTGGTTTTCGTTTTCTATATGGATAAAAGCTTCGCTCCATAGACCCTATATTTTCTTCCAGAAAAGCAGATACCGCTGCCACAAGATGTGAGTTGCTAGAATAGGTCCAGCTATACCCATTCAAAATAGGCGAGTCTGGCTGAGTGAGACTCAACAGGGCATAATATGCTGCTTCAAAGGTGCCACTAGTCAATGTTAGAATTTAATTCGATCTGAATCAGAGAAGTCAATCCACCACATCAATAGCATAGCTATGTCACGAGTGACAACTGCTGCTCGTTACATCGCAACTTTCTCGCCAACTAGCgtcaacgactcgagcacaACGAGACGAATGATGGAATCTGGGTTGTCAGTCTTGAAAATCGAAAACTACTCACATCTTCTGAGCCTGGCGCGTCAGGTTGAAATCTGGCATCTTAAGAAAATTCTACAAACAGCCTGCCAGCAATTGCCTTTATGAGGAATGAGTCGGAATGGTCCTCTAATCAGTCTCAAGCCATACAATAGCTTGTTGTGTTCGGATGTCTATCGTGGACTGGTGTTTACAGTATTTCAATATGGATTTTTTTGGGCCTAACCCAGTAGGTAAATAGGCGCATTAACGACTCGCATCCTTATACTTCTTGTGTCAAGTGGTCATCGCTATGGCTGGTATCTGGAGCTCGGATAACAAATATCGTCCTTTAATTCCCTTAAAACTCTCagaatattataatattagGAGTCCTTTGGACAATGGGTCAATTGATGGTGTCAGATACCAAGGTTCTCACTCCCATATGAGAAAAGGGCAGGGGTTGATTCGGAAAATAAATCCGAGGGTCAATTTATAAACATTAAATCATTATTTACATCATTAAATAGAGTGTGAAATGGCTATCTTTCAAGTACTGGACCAGTCTCATCAACTTGTTCTTTTCTGAAGACAGATTGACGTTCAGTCTCTGCGTGATCTTCTTTTGTCGGCTTAACAATCTTGGGAATTGACAATCTCGAGCCAAGCGACTCCAGAACTTTTGGTTTCAGATTGAAATCTTCTAATATCTTGGCATCACTGTCACCTTCTTGTCGACTTTGTAAAATGGCGGTTATAGTTTCGGGATGAACCAAAGATTTTGGATCCATCGGACTCGATTGTTGGTGTTGCATCAGTTCATCAGCCTGTTTCTCGATTTTCTGCCTCGATTGCACTGCACCCAGCATTTCATTCGTTCGTGAGTATTGATGCTGAATATCTGTAAACTTGACACTACCGAGTTTCTTCAATCTCTCGGCAAACGCAAGATTCTGGCCATCTTCATTTACTATTTGTGGATCATGACCGTCTGGACGACTGTACCCGGAACCCTGAACTGGCGAGTGTACTGCTCCGCTTTTGGGAATAGCACCTTTCGTTCCTTGAACTCTGTTCAAAGAAATGGTTTTCTTTGCAGCATTCGACCCCGTTTTCAGGGTCTGTTTCGAAGCAGAGCTGCCCATTTTTGTGTCCGTTTTATCAGCAACGATGGATCTGGATCAGAGATGATTTTCGAACTGACCAATATAAGCACGTGATACCGCTGCATGTGGCTATCTCTCTATAGAGTCTTGCTCCCGTCCCTTTCCCTGTTTTTACTATCGTTTGTTTCATATATTTTCCATATATTTCGGACTCATTGACTGACAGGGGTAATGCTACAGATTTCTCTATGATACAACCGTCTTAGGTTGGGTGTGAGAAGTTGAGGTAATTACGCTCCCAACTCCACACAGACGATCCTGTAACCAATTCTGTAGTCTGGTTCGCTAAAACAAAACACGTTGATGTATTATTAAAATGACTTGCTAATCTTACTCTGCCATTATTTCATGGCGTAACGACTTCGAAGCTGAACCACAGACATAAATTCCTAACAATCAAGTTGCCATGATAATTGTTCTTTGCTTCCAGGTTCATCAAAACTAAACCATGGCCCCAGACACCCATGAATTTTTACACTGAATTGGTTTGTTCTTGCCAACTTTCAGGTGTTCAGGGAAGGTTTACACACGCCTCTGagcttgcgaagcaagcacaaccaggtctgggcggagcccagccgccggaggcatgctGGCCACGgcggggtctgcctccggcggctggggctctgccccagaccccgtggctcctgcttggcaggagactgctgtGACCGTCGGTGCGATGGAGCAATGCGATCTGGGGATAGCCGAAACAATTCTAAAAAGGAGTTGACTAACCTGGAAAATTATTCACCCGAACGAGTGCCCCCTGAAGTCTCCCTGAAATTTCCCCTTCGGGCATGCATGATCTCTGCATACACTGTTCCCCACAGCGACCGCGAACGCGGCATACGACTCGAATATGGTGTGACGAGTGACTCTGAGTCTGTCTTTCACTGAACAATCTCGAGGATATAGTTTAGCAGATCCGGAAAGGAAAACCCAAGTAGCCAAGTCAGAATGCCTCACGACTTTTCGCATTTGGTGATAGGCGGAGGGGTTGTTGGACTTGCGATTGCAGCGAGACTGGCGCGAACAGCAGCCAATTCGGTTCTTCTCGTCGAACGACATTCGCAAGTGGGAACAGAAACCAGTGCCCGCAATTCAGAGGTGATCCATGCTGGTTTATATCACCCTCCTGAGTCACTGCGAACTAAATTGTGCATTAAGGGCAAGAATATGCTGTACGAAGTGGCCAGCAAATCAGGAATTGAGTACAAACAATGCGGGAAATGGGTGGTAGCTCAGGACGAGAAACAGCATGAGTATCTACACAAAATGTATCAAAGAGCTCGAGATTTCACTGGTGTGCCATTAGAATGGGTTAGCCTTTCTAAAGCATCGCAACTCGAACCTTCGATTATAGCCAAGGCGGCAATCCTGAATTCTCCGACAACAGGAATTGTATCAGCTCATTCACTAATGACCTATTATGAGGGTCAAATCGAGCAGCATGGCGGTGATATTGCACTCAACACAGCTGTAGTAGCCATTCGACAAAACGAGACCTCGGGGTATACAGTCAGTTGCAAGTCCGA from Sugiyamaella lignohabitans strain CBS 10342 chromosome D, complete sequence includes the following:
- the NUP188 gene encoding Nup188p (Subunit of the inner ring of the nuclear pore complex (NPC); contributes to NPC organization and nucleocytoplasmic transport; homologous to human NUP188; GO_component: GO:0016021 - integral component of membrane [Evidence ISM] [PMID 12192589]; GO_component: GO:0016020 - membrane [Evidence IEA]; GO_component: GO:0031965 - nuclear membrane [Evidence IEA]; GO_component: GO:0005643 - nuclear pore [Evidence IEA,IEA]; GO_component: GO:0005643 - nuclear pore [Evidence IDA] [PMID 10684247]; GO_component: GO:0044611 - nuclear pore inner ring [Evidence IDA] [PMID 18046406]; GO_component: GO:0005634 - nucleus [Evidence IEA]; GO_function: GO:0017056 - structural constituent of nuclear pore [Evidence IGI] [PMID 16361228]; GO_function: GO:0017056 - structural constituent of nuclear pore [Evidence IGI] [PMID 8682855]; GO_process: GO:0031990 - mRNA export from nucleus in response to heat stress [Evidence IMP] [PMID 18258809]; GO_process: GO:0051028 - mRNA transport [Evidence IEA]; GO_process: GO:0006999 - nuclear pore organization [Evidence IGI,IMP] [PMID 8682855]; GO_process: GO:0006606 - protein import into nucleus [Evidence IGI] [PMID 16361228]; GO_process: GO:0015031 - protein transport [Evidence IEA]; GO_process: GO:0006810 - transport [Evidence IEA]), whose product is MNALLLRWFDIIDETAFLSKGMEKFTPQSQQVIYSLGILISLELLRLDQDFAMESMSQYSYLQKPDVLVKLNSILGVKIVDYGAASPLLLAWSFVLHAFSLALMGQDNDGDADSKTGLAYNDPKYDDFLCQVLPKYKNIDDSNRLDVVEDLGMYSGGLASQAMKLGAFTKLAELFETLPQKLEYASTGANLLLTSLPYVNMTESIARVIHKIISPFKEVSEMFFLDVFADRALTLSKAKVPIAISPFLILGQCFGADLFDLISQMNSYMQELPKGFRDYDFVTREKTSQIELTSDLLLFEHRQEDGQGGFVLPAGTRGELISTAASSGATIVMWNCDYNGWTFLGRILEQSDLDGTWGQLELDILSVINNTLETLLERNRLDDAGELLNFLSAGLGQADIVALITRKLEDAFYNRDIKLCTAGVKFLTLLIAVDPRRVWPYLGRTKLLERNGRGGYLGIILGAVEIVNNDFEFTIAVIELVTALVRDSLASSLDTTISSKVRSEVLSKFTRHLIDVFESFSYWRYSKPEQRISIAISTLNLFSLIVHSTYRSDGATPLEEKVVATLSRASQLITNEFLSTAESAARTLSTILGAIESAAKSNDVLTGGTNLLDDHELIFVNIALQFSSLLVRVRSVLQLPCSYLERKLYEQSPDLVLIFLRYFALHSAVVDVLQSIIGGYWPDEQPSLLAHLGTQYSQMLIGCLGGALTTSLELDSTIAYICDYFSTIIESKQEGLSILLLSGKDTRNTTEKVETVVSLLTVLEERITRTAGESSQTKLPSMLADKMLNSISLAHSTWTLNAAEDKTELCKVLISYIKESLDVDEAVSSNFLLTDTSYKISIAARAIRIMSIQLYKSPKGPGAKAFLDFLSTDNNLIKYTKSFLVVNGFRPSLHGNLKRNFDHKWPKAPLSRYAATALLCNRPYGVEYLHDLGLLDIVLQNHVVWVDGYRGEVIEANVNLSYVDSQMCRVKSWCGFLTSLVLTASSLGDKNMLEKLNSVAAIAIETNLDDNLSLPFFRGIIKLRLDLAFFVSYNLSKTKMHTPTEQQLTTTFQLLADPSIEFLSAAGTSSLVLAGAEPGPEPGDSPVFYKQLLKILNLQLENISVDTGGFRLIQTIHGILDVVAIRGMKSVTNSIQENPTTSGVEDVVQITMILRKCLGFHGVSSLYSNLSQLMTDTGCDQAVMSLFAYSLDLCIVEDDPVFGELALIYLLEWLSIDIMADSLVLGGLLNVLTESPLARAIQHGVIRSTTHPRLFGIWTKGMLTIVLELLKQLGSRIVAEVIVFLNFYSAQIESALRYWLDPQVVISLSNIEETYQLYLLLDVVKKLADPDQTRVIPPFTDKVSVIDSLDYFLSHQRYLSSRLVVTTAEEQKLLLERPSNEDSTSVLAGKVVDQLADLREFLADSNN
- a CDS encoding FAD-dependent oxidoreductase, putative, producing MPHDFSHLVIGGGVVGLAIAARLARTAANSVLLVERHSQVGTETSARNSEVIHAGLYHPPESLRTKLCIKGKNMLYEVASKSGIEYKQCGKWVVAQDEKQHEYLHKMYQRARDFTGVPLEWVSLSKASQLEPSIIAKAAILNSPTTGIVSAHSLMTYYEGQIEQHGGDIALNTAVVAIRQNETSGYTVSCKSDDSSDPIELTATCVINSAGLNAPNISNLLLPKERHVTAYYGKGNYFAYTHSQPKVNRLIYPCPSDHGSLGTHLTLDLNGRLKFGPDFEWVNSADDLQVNGQNLETVKQEISKYIKLDTSALVADYAGIRPKITQDSSKFHDFVIREEHGFPGFVNLLNIESPGLTSSLAIAEYVETILHQ